CGCGCAGTATTCGCACAATGTACTCTGCCAAGCAACTCTCGCTCCTCGCCCTCGTGCTCGCCCAGCTTCTGGCTGTCATCCAGGGTGGCGTCAACGACAATACGGATAACTGGGTGGTTGCCGACAAGACGAAGAACTTCCCGGAGAACGCAGTTCTCGGTGGATTCGATTCTACTGGTTACAATCTCTACGTTGGCCGCACTACTTCCGGAACTTCGATCCTGCCTGTTCGCGTCATAGCCGAAACCAGAGTTGCCACCTTCAACTCAGATACTGCGGTCAGCACTGCAACCACCTACGACTTGCTGGTGTCCAATGCAACCCTGAGCTATAACTGGGTGCGCAGCTTCGATGGCTACAGGGAGAGCAATGCCGTCTCCGTCGGCACTAACTCCACCAACGATCAGGTCTTCATTTGCCGCGCCAGAGGCAACAGCGCTCAGATTATCGGCACCCTCTTCCCGGCTCAAAAGAAGTGCCTGATCCGCTATGGAACTCTGGCAATGAATAGTTACGACAAATACGAGATTTTGGTTCGTGAGCACAAGCCCCTCAACTGGATTCCCTATTAATTAGACTGCATTTTcctgcaaaataaaacataaaaaaataaaataaaataaaataaaataaaaacaaaaaaaaatacatagaGTTTTTCTTATAGAGGAAGATTTCGCTTTGACAGCTATGCAAAATTTATAGTAAAGCATAGAACATgtacataatattatatattattatatatatattgtattattatataatatataaagttgTAATGTAATGAAAGTTTGCAATTATTCAACCCGTGCAGTGCACTAGTCTGCACGTGTGTCTAAATTTATACAAGCGATAGATAAGAGGAACTTAAAGCAAGTAAACAATGTTTCCTATAGAACAAGAAATAAAGAGTATAACGCAATAAAACGAACTAAAAATGTCACTATCTCATTTCTTAgtttactaaaataaaaataactgatTTATTAACACAACTTAAGTTCACtccaaatatatgtttatctACACATATGGAAATTTCTATGAAAAATCTGCCGCGgtcgaaaatataaattaaattcatatttactttaatttatatagattTCGGTAGAGTCATATCGTGTTAAATTCTTTTACTAACTTATTTTCCTTCCTTTTTATCAAAGTTTGCAACGAAATCGCaaagaaaatacatataactatatttacctaccaaaaatattattattatatattgataattttcaaaaaaaaaaagaactttgatttcaaaataaattaggttcattttaatttattaaacatcTCTCTAGAAGACATGGAATTGAAAGTCAAATAAAGTACCCAAATAATGGCCTAAGGGAAGAGTATTGAATTTTGATACAGAAAGCCTGCAAGTAACTTCTCCTTATTGCTATAATCAATACTAACATCCTTTAAGACTTCACGTTTTCGTTTCGTCGTATTCGAGGTCTTCTGCTTCACTATTACCAATTACTTGAGATAACCAATAACAATTTCTTCTTTGTTCATTCTTTGTCGTATTTACATATATGGTGATGCAAGTCAACTTCTGGTTAAGTGGAAAGGTGGCTTAATCTTCATCTTGACTTTTTCGCGTCCTCTAAGCGGTCACCACAGCTTTAATTATTAACAACTTATTCAtctttactttaaattaagtaacacaaatttttgaattcaatttggtAATTAATAATGCCTTTTTATGAGTTCTaatgcaatataatttatttgcctaattttctatatttttttaaatgcacaaTGACTTTTATTAGTCTCTGCCTAATAAGAGGTTTCATTTTTGGGAACAGCCACCAAAACTTCgtatttttcgacagcatgaATATACTCGTATCCAAAAGCTGTAAGCAGACATCTCTTTGTGGTTAAGAACAAAGATCCAATGATGATTCCTCCATCCGACTTGGCACGGCAAATATAAACCATTTCGTTCCACGAAGAAGTTCCCACAGTAACTGCATAATCTTCGAGATGTCCATCATAACTGCGAATCCATTGATAGTCCAGGTCATCTTTGGTGGTCAACAGATGATAGTCCCTTGCTTGGAAGGGAACATTGTTGGTGTTGCCACTCGCAATGCCTGTCTCAGCCACCACATTCACTGGCACAACTGTGGCAGTGAAGTTAACACGACCCACATAGATCTTGTAGCCATAAGGATCGAGTCCACCCACGAGAGGATTACTAGGAAGCGGATATGACAGATTTCCAGTCACCCACTTTTGGTTAAAATCTGTATGAAaagtaaatgtttaattacaaatatgaaactcataatttaattaagttatcTTACCGTATTGAGAGGGAACACAGAGAACCACTCCGAAGAGGGCGACGAGCAAGAAACAGGCAATCTTGTACATATTGAAGGGTTCTTGAAATACTGATATATTTCGAAGTGGGGACTACTTCTTATATAGTTACCATTTATCTCATCGCAATGGACAttgataacaaatttatagGGGAATCACGATTTAGATTTTGCTACCGATTGGAGTaatttacttttcaaatataatttctaatattaaatataacttaTCAATTCGATATGTCTACATAATTTGATTGCAGAGTTCTAGGAAGttgattcaattttattgaggTAGCTTATTTCGTCACAAACAAACTATTTAtagcaaagaaaagaatttaagGACTCCAATAGAGatggacaacaacaagtgaTTCGCTGATCAAAGATGATATAAAGATAATATACTATTCAACTATAGTAATCAActttaaagaaataacaataatcaatTTGTAATCATTTTAGTCGCGTGTTACTCAGCTTGTCATATAATCGTTTAGTTGCCATGTTTACAAATGTCATGAAATCAAAAGTAATATAGGCATATCTAATCAAAGAATTGATTGACGAAGTTAACCCCCATTAAAGGGTGATTTACAACACTAGTTTCTTATCAACAAGTGATTTCCTCAAGCAAAGTATATAAACAGCAAAGACAACCGAAAATATCCTCAGAACACACTTCGATCAACCACCGAGCAGTATTCAGAATGTATTCTGCCAAGCAAATCTCACTTCTGGCGCTCGTCCTGGCCCAGCTCCTGGGTGTCATCAATTGTGGCGTCTATGACTACACAGATACTTGGGTTCTCTCCGACAAGACCAAGAACTTCCCGGATAACGCTGTTCTTGGTGGATTCGATCCCAATGGATACGACAACTTCGTGGGACGCGTTGTCTACAGTTCCTCAATTTTGCCCGCTCGCATTGTGGCCGAGACTGGAAGTGCATCCTACAACACTGAGAGTTTAGCAAACACTGCAACTTCATACGAATTGTTAGTGGCCAATGACACCATGAGCTATCACTGGGTACATAGCTACGATGGCTACAGGGAGAAGAATGCCGTCTCAGTGGGAACGAGCTACACCAACGAACGTGTCTACGTTTGTCGCTGCCGAACTGATGGAGCTCTCTTCATTGGAACTCTTTATCCCGCACAAAGAACTTGCATTGTTCGCTATGGAAATCTTCCTTTGAGACAGTTGGAAAAATATGAAGTGCTGGTACGCAAAAGCAAACTAGCCAAGTGGCAGCCACTtcttgtttaaattgaaataaaaataaaactgcataatgttatttaaaacataaatcttttatttagaaatcgaaccaaataaatacattcattttgaaaattgttcttAAATACGATCTTTTCTAATTTGTCTTAAATatctaaacaaacaaataaaataatgaatactagttatttaagaaaatgtgTATTGCAAAAAAAGCCCGCTACAATTCTTAGTTCTTAGTTTCTTTGGTTGAAAGTCTGATATAATTTTTAGTCAATGATATGTTTTGAacgtaataatataataataatatagtatcttcataataaatttaaccTTCGGTTTGTGTTAGTAATTTTTcgataatttcatatattttaatgtaaataacaCATTGTATTTACGTTTTTTTCAATCGAGCACAATCGactgtatctttcttacttttaaGAAAGTTTTTCGCATTACATTATTTCCATtatcaacatttattttttcaatagcTATCTAATATCCGACAATAGTTCCTCTTCCCACGCTGCCACGATAGATAAATACTTTTTCGTTGCAGGATAAAGTTCCATCTGAAATAGTTTTGTCTTCTAGATGATCATAATAGATGCGAGCCCGTTCATAGTCCATGTTATCCTAACTGGTCAGTAGTTGATAGTTTCCAGCTGTGCATGAAAAATTGTAGGCATTCTCAGAAGCAATGCCGGTTTCGGTCATCTCGTTGGTGGAcgcaattgttgttgcgatGTTTACACCACTTACATAGATCTTAAAGCCATAAGGATCGAGTCCACCATCTAGAGCAAGGGGATACGATTGATCTCCAGCAGCGTATCTGTAAGATGaaaaattttatgttaaatatatgtataaaattcaacttttctttaagtttaatta
This is a stretch of genomic DNA from Drosophila albomicans strain 15112-1751.03 chromosome 3, ASM965048v2, whole genome shotgun sequence. It encodes these proteins:
- the LOC117569036 gene encoding uncharacterized protein LOC117569036; amino-acid sequence: MYKIACFLLVALFGVVLCVPSQYDFNQKWVTGNLSYPLPSNPLVGGLDPYGYKIYVGRVNFTATVVPVNVVAETGIASGNTNNVPFQARDYHLLTTKDDLDYQWIRSYDGHLEDYAVTVGTSSWNEMVYICRAKSDGGIIIGSLFLTTKRCLLTAFGYEYIHAVEKYEVLVAVPKNETSY
- the LOC117568275 gene encoding uncharacterized protein LOC117568275, with product MYSAKQLSLLALVLAQLLAVIQGGVNDNTDNWVVADKTKNFPENAVLGGFDSTGYNLYVGRTTSGTSILPVRVIAETRVATFNSDTAVSTATTYDLLVSNATLSYNWVRSFDGYRESNAVSVGTNSTNDQVFICRARGNSAQIIGTLFPAQKKCLIRYGTLAMNSYDKYEILVREHKPLNWIPY
- the LOC117568975 gene encoding uncharacterized protein LOC117568975 produces the protein MYSAKQISLLALVLAQLLGVINCGVYDYTDTWVLSDKTKNFPDNAVLGGFDPNGYDNFVGRVVYSSSILPARIVAETGSASYNTESLANTATSYELLVANDTMSYHWVHSYDGYREKNAVSVGTSYTNERVYVCRCRTDGALFIGTLYPAQRTCIVRYGNLPLRQLEKYEVLVRKSKLAKWQPLLV